From the Papaver somniferum cultivar HN1 chromosome 2, ASM357369v1, whole genome shotgun sequence genome, the window aattatgtatattattttattttttaaataattaataAACATTATTTAACATCTGACCTAGTCAATTGtagtcaacgtccagtccaggtaccaagccctaacgttggacaaatgttagaccaaatccTAGTGTTgatcaaaacctgagtaccaaacaccaattatccctttaattttatctttagaacactgAGGACaatatgttagatttaagtttgggggtaaggaaaaacttctagtgtcacatAGTGTTCAATtaactaagtttacatattgtttctcactgaAAAGATGGAAATTCGAATTGCTTGGGATAACATTCtagtgagacattagagaaaaagacattattGAGAAATCATATACACTCAGGAGAGAGAATttaccttttagagggtaatctTGATGGACcaaaccatccatgatggaaagacaattaggccagaaggaaatgccagaaagataaagaaacctcacaatgtagtcttaattactggattacgactctctcttattagaaacttatcatcatcaacaagcggagcgacatcaaaatctatgaagaaagttgaaggcGTTTAAGGTTAATAAGCAGttataagagcaaagaaaatcaaacgatgtaagttgttgaagttcatgataccaagacattactAGTTGCGAAGATACAAGTGCTAAAGTCCTTATCTCATGGACATGTAAATATTAGTCTTGTTATTATTgtgtttctcaaaaaaaaaatgaaataaaaaaaaaaatgaagaagaagtttaAGTTTTGTAGTtacctttttgttcaataaggccatggggaagtagaaatctatgaagaagtttcaagcaagaaaatCAAGGAGAAGAGTTAATTCTCAAGGTTCTAGAatttatcatcaacaattgaagccgaagaagacgttgtttctactgagcactatgagagagtctaaGAGAGAtacatattggttgctttgttagtcctctttccatctggcacaagatctttctaacattggttcaactcatcacacgtaatttttCCAGTTGTGTAGAAGATGTcactctcatctttatctctctcataatcttatccagctgtaaagcagatGCATCTCATGATGTTTATATAGCTGTGTAGAGAATATATATTTATATAGCGGTATaacggatgtgtctccccttttgtttattcatttataGAGCGgatacctttaatttctctagcattctagttacttggagataggttgagaatatgtatgtcctcatagctccttgGATACTAGTGAGCAATTAGAAGTCAAGGTTTTGTgagtacacctcttgtaaaccctcccgagactataactcagccactagggccacctaggggttcaaaggcttgttgcatatgctaagtgcaacctcgatgcctgcgacaatgagttatattttttattttctagattagatttactcggggactagaaaataataagtttgggggtatttgatagacacatttttgtttctaagttgtcctcaactttctgtattgttggtactcgatttcgtacttattatggtgttttatgtgtttgtaggtatttttaagaaataaactttgttggaaaattcagctcaaaaagttgattttggttCCCAGAGGacgcgtgttattcggactctcatttttggataaggggcaccccaattgATAAGTGGCacccacctgctattcgcaccccaacaaGTTGGTTAAGACGCATCTTTTTCTTTCTCACAGAAGAACAATTTTGGCAGGAAAACTATTTGGTTTCTACGTAACTTCTGTTTAATTTTTACACGAGTTTAAGttggagtttttcacgggatttatTTGGGATACACATGTTTCGCTAAAATAGGGAAGGTATGTGTCTCAGTTTcgaagaaaaaggaaatctacATGCAAACACGAGATAAACACGGAAACAAAGTTTATAGAGTTTCGTGAGATTTCGAGAGAATATTTGGAGATTTTCAAGGGATTGTTGGCTGCAATTTTGTTGCTAACTAATTCATAGGTGGAGTGGTAAGTTTTGGAAGGAAATAAACAATCAAATATGCTTATATTCGGTTGTTTCGATAAAACAGGAAGGTATTGTACGAAGAAATATTCTCGGCATTGTTAGATAATTCTGGCAACTGGTGTGTGGATTCAGCGAGTTGTACTCAACCTGTGAAAAGAATTAAACGTGTTTGGAGAAGAATATCGTGGGCAGAGCTGCAAAAGATGCATGTTGAGAAagaataagaaaataatcaacgtAAATGGCAGGGGAGTAAATGAAAATTACTCCGAAGTTAATGGCGAGAATTAAtgatgttgttgggtataaataggatgcttgaGAAGGATCATCGATATTTTGGAGAGAAAAGTTGCGCTGCAGAGGTTGGTTTGATTATCAGCAGAGAGGAGAAAAAAAAACAGCTGACAGTCAAAGACAGTAGTTTATTGACTGTCATCTTTTGTTCTCTTTATAACAGTTCTCTCAGTGGCAGTGGAACAGTAACAGAGGCACTTTTGTTTTATCATTAATGTAACAGTGGATTTGCAACAATTTTCTAGCGTTGCAAATTGctgattttcaccattttctctcattttcatcatttgtaaacactttgagcaatgaaattaaaatttgagcatgtttccaacatgatgagagtcTAAAATTCTCGGTGACCAAGGAAACAGAGGAAATTATTCACTCATGCTTGGTTGGTAACTTATTTTtgcaatttctttaattatttattttatttaattcactaggatcaacataaagataaaaatgattttcttaattagttgtgaatcaatttgatgtATTATGCTTAGAATTAGTTATTTGATAATTCATGCATATGGATTATAAttcaatatttggacaccttatagattaatagtgaattaatgagaaaagtgcttaataataatttttgaaatattaTTGTAAATCAATCAACTAGAAGTAATAGTGGAATCCGGAGCCTTCGTATATTTTTAAATCTTCACATCActttttattttgaatttgttatatttatttataaaaactaagtctaaaaaatctgctttcacaaatTTTGAACGAACCATATTATTTACCACTGTACAAAATATTATCAGATGCTCGAGATGTGATACTGGTCAATAGAACTAGGCAAAACAACTAAGCGCGTGATACCGAtaggtagggctgcacatggttcggttttcatcggtttttggaaaaaattaaaCCGAAACCGAACTACTCGGtttccaataatgaaaaccaatgaaaccatttGGGTAGTTCGGTTTTTCTCGGTTCGGTTCCAACTCGGTTTTGTATAAAACCAttcggtttttggttaaccactgAAATTTTTTATATCTGTCAGTCTCACAAAAATGACGGGCAAATTTTTCTGAACCTGTCACTCAAGTTTCAAATACATCAAATGTTCCAACTTCCAATACATATTGATAGAAACATTAAATTTTAAAGAGTCTAGTTTCTCCttaataacaaaaacaaaaaaacatcaaaaaatcataatcataaGTTCATACTGACCACTCTTTAGATGGAAATCAACATAGAGATCTCATTCCTAAAAGGGTCGACAGGAAATAGTTTGTTACAGTGAATACACTTTGCATGTGTAGAAATTGGGTATTCCACAGGAGGTTGTAATGGTAACCTGCACATACACAAACTCGAGTTAAATATGAATTTCTCAATCATGATCAGTGCAATGGTACATAATGTAACTAAGAACATCAAGATTAGCAACCGCTATGGTAGAGAAGCACTAAACAATAAGCATTCGTTTAGCTGGAATTGAGGATGATCCTTTTACTGGAATATGCATTTCTAATTTTAATGTTGCATTATCACCTCAACCAATGAAACTACAATGGAATTGTACTGATATGAAGAAGTTACAAGTAAAGTAAGCCCTGAACATTCATAACAGTTGACTAAGATGATCTACCTTCAAAGGCAATGGCATGAGTTTAAGCTATTTTGGCGTAAAGGAGAGTACTCACATTATTGACAGTTCATTGTTTCACTTGGCTATTCATATGCTTAAACAAATCTAAGTTTTATTCTAAAAAAATATCAACTGCTAAAACTACAAGAGAAACTTACCGCTAACCCGTTAAATCATTTATAATCAACTTCACGATAACAAagttgaatcttcttcttcttcatcatcatctatgtcaatgcGGATGAACTTAGAAGTTGCAAGAGAACCTAAAAATTCTGCAAGAAATTACATCAATAAGTGACAAACAGTGagtacagaaaataacaaatcagaATTTTACAAAAGTGAGTAGAGAAAATACCTGAAACatcttcagcatcatcagttcctAAGGTGTTTGGATCAAGATCAACCGGTGTCCGTAACCAGCTTTGCGTGCAAATCAACGCCTCAACAGTCTTAGGCAGCAGTGAACTTCGATATGAATCAATAACTCGCCTTCCAGTACTAAAGGCAGATTCTGAGGCAACAGAAGAGACTGGTATGGCTAGTATATCTCTCGCCATGTGATAATACAGGATACCTTGTACTATTAGTCCTCCACCAACCTAAAATTTCAAACTGAACACCGCTAGGGCTAATTCTTGGTTCACGTTTCTCCTCTAAAtataactccaactcagttttccccTCAACATTGTCATCCTCCTCATCTTCTCTTGCTCTCTCTGCTATTAGACTAGCATACgcagaatcttcatcatcagtaaCCCCAGAAGATTGAGTAACATTATTACAATCACCTGTGGCActagacatgttttcatcatttgcatagaGACACTTGTACTCTTCGAAAAGTTCTTGAAAATCAGTTTTCACATAAGTCGATAAGTGTTTACGTAATGACGGACCCGTGATATCTAAAGtatcaagaataaaatttaaacCTTTCATCTTCTCACGTGGATCAAGCAAAACAGCAATGAACATGAGAGTGTTCATTTTCTCATATTCTCCCCAATACTTATTAAACTTGTCTAGCATTTTAGTGCCCATACCAGAGAGAAATGGATCTGAACTTTTTACCCATGTGTTCATTGTTCTATGAATGACACTTACGTTAAACAAGAACTCATGTGAAGTAACACGAGTACAGTAAGAAAACTTGACAGTCAAATCATAGAATACCTTTAAAAATTTTCCAAATGATCTTGCATTGGCCCAATCTTCCATATATGGAGCATGTATAGGAGGCGGAGGAGGGGCCTTCTTCTTGCCTTTGTTATGAGCAATAGTAGAAGCTTCTTCCATGTCAACATCATTACTAGCACCGGTAGAAGTAGAAAATACAGGAGGGATGGATCTTTCGTTGAAACAAAACTTCTTTTTGAAAGCCTTATCTTCCCGTGCTAGCCTTTCAAAAGCTTTCTGATATCTACAAGCAGCTTCCAACATCATGTAAGTGGAATTCCATCTTGTATCCACATCTAAAACTAAACCTTTTCTGCAATCTATCTTTTCTTGTTTAGCACAATCCATAAACTTACTCAACCTAGCAGGAGAACTCATCACATGCTTCACCACTGCCCTTACTCTCTTAATAGCCATGTGATACTCTCCCAAGCCAGCATTCACAACAAGTGCAAGCACATGAGCAGCACATAACTTGCATAAACTTAGTATTCAGTACACCATTTGAACTAATCACTTGCTCCTTTAAATGACCATCCTCCCTTAGATAATCAATAGCTAAATCATTAGCACTAACATTGTCAAGCGTAATAGTAAAAACCCCAGGAAGTTCCCAATCTAACAAACATTCCTCTAACATCTTCCCAATTACCTCACCTGAATgacctaaaatttggaaaaagTTGATTACCAGTTTGTGCAGCTTCCAATCTTTATCAATAAAATGCGCAGTTACAACCATGTAGCTTTTATTTTGGGCATTTGAGGTCCATGTGTCAGTGGTGAGACAAACTCTCACATTGTTTTCCTtgaagtagttcttcatcttctccttttcagcttcgtacAAATTTAACACACCCCGCGAAATGGTCATACGAGAAGGGATCTTGAATCTGGATTCAAGTACCCTACAAAGTTCCTTgaacccttctccttcaaccaCTCTAAACGGCTGCTCatctaaaatcacaaataaaatcACTGCCTTTGTACATGCATCTTGATTAAAAGTTGCCGCAACCAATTTTCCTTCTCCTCCTAGCCTAGCCGGTTGAAAATCAAGCGTTTGCTGTCCTTTTTCCTCCTTGGGCTTCTTTTTACATATCTTCAAATGATTATTCATACCACCTGTCCCATACTTGGTACCCTGAGCTGCAATCTTTGTCTTACAGTGGCGACATTTTGCATATTTCGAAGGCTTGGGGTCCATATCAAAGTGGGTCCCAACATCAGAACGTTTCTTTCCCTTTGGTTCTGTCACTTGACTCACTTCTGTCATCTTCAGTTGCATCTTCAGGGGTTTTAcgcttattgctatgtgtttctgTCACTTTTATGACAGCTTCAGTTGCATCTCCATCTGCACTAGCATCTCCAGCAACACTAGCATCTTTAGCAGCACTTGCACCTCCAGCTGAATTTGCACCTCCATCTGAACTGCTTGCATTAGGTGGAGGTCGAGGTGGCCGCTTATTAGAAGAAACAGAGGAAGTAGGTGTTGAACTGGATCCTCCTCGCATTGTCAAAAGGCAAGTCTGCAATGTGATAACCATACATTTAATTTAAACCATACATTTAAGCAAAACCCACTGTGTAAATCAACCTAAATGACCAATtttacatttgaaatccccaatttttttcaattttacaaaccctaatatcATAATTAAAATCATAAACATGACAACAATCACATAAATATGAACATGACAACAATCACAACCAAACTACTTGCAGAGATCCCTGTAAATCAAGAATAAAGgtacaaaaatcaaacaaaacgaaaaattaaaaaaaaaattaatcagtaATTTCAATAGCAGATTCAAAACCCCCAAATCTCCATTTctagtaaaaaaaatttaaaggaaTCTGAAATAAAACCCAGATCTACAAAGtttcaaaaagaaatcaaacctGAAAGATACCAGAAGTAGGAGTAATCAAAGAGAAGTTGGATTGAACAGCACCagaagaatcacgagaaagagctTCCTGAACCAATTTCCTCTACAAATCATAAGCACAGCTGCCTAAAATCAGTCGAGTCGagtgaagttggaagtggaaCTGTCTGTGGGAAAGCTTTCTGATAATATCTATGAAAGAAGAGAAGACTGAAGAGTGATGTAAGTTATTACTTATTAGGGTTAAATATCCCCATCCACGGCCTAAAATCATTTAATCCTACGGTCACTATTAatcggttaaccaattggttatTCGTTCGGTTTTATttcaaaacctaaaccgaaaccgatACTGTCGGTTATCTGAAACTAACAACCATTAATGAACCATAGGAATATGGTTATGGTTCGGTTCGGTTAAAAAAATTCGGTTTCGGTTTCAGTTTTCGGTtatggttcggttttgtgcagccctaccgATAGGAGACAAGAGTCTTGTAATCAAATACATTTTAATTTGAACTTattgaaattaaaaaataaatgcaAGTCACTGCTAACTGCTCATTTATACGGTTTATGGCCATTGATCCAAGAAATGTTGGAAAATGAGCATAATACGTTTGCAATTGACCAAGAGAAGAACCTGAAAATGATGTCCGGGTGGTGATTAGTCAACATATCTAGGGAAAAGTTGGAAAACAACTAAACGCGTAATACCGTTAGGTGACAAGAGTCCTGACTGGCATGTCCATACAAATAAGATCCATATAAATAACATAGTTTAGGTGAATAGAGAAACTTAGATCAAACTGAGTTTTGAAATATATGTTCGGAGCATGTTTATGTAAACTTATCTGGATGCGAAAATGCCATATGATAAGTGGACATAAGCTTAGATGCTGACATGCCACAAAAATTTTCAGAATACAATAAAAGAACATAGGTGTTGAAGGAAGAACCTTAAAATGAGAAATATAAGAAGGTTGAAACTGCTCTTTGTTTTGGAGAATGGGAAGTTTTGCAGAAACTATGAAGTTTGTAGTGACATGTCGAGACACCAAAGTACCACTAGCTAGAGACCCACCAACTTTacgcaaaattggttaaaaagaccaaaataaataatttctgggtgaaaaagacatgtaaaatttgatattgtttaaatggacgagaatgtgaaaatagccaggatgtaaacagttttaccctacccatt encodes:
- the LOC113353576 gene encoding uncharacterized protein LOC113353576, with amino-acid sequence MAIKRVRAVVKHVMSSPARLSKFMDCAKQEKIDCRKGLVLDVDTRWNSTYMMLEAACRYQKAFERLAREDKAFKKKFCFNERSIPPVFSTSTGASNDVDMEEASTIAHNKGKKKAPPPPPIHAPYMEDWANARSFGKFLKVIVIMLLNLLGLLMMKILRMLV